A single Opisthocomus hoazin isolate bOpiHoa1 chromosome 1, bOpiHoa1.hap1, whole genome shotgun sequence DNA region contains:
- the CD101 gene encoding immunoglobulin superfamily member 2, which yields MGLTRCLVSAFLLILTGLSTGQRVVTVQKGPLYRVRGTHVTLWCKVNGYQGPAEQNFQWSIYLPSAPEREVQIVSTTDPSFPYAIYTQRVRSRGIFVERVQGDAVLLHITELQDRDAGEYECHTPNTDERYFGSYSAKTNLSVIADTLAASMVPQVLSHAEGEAVELTCEVSKSTAQHTHLSVGWYRLQGAGESHAEEVLTLSKDFVLRPGPSYTRRFLAGDVRLNKVGNTTYTLSIGGVEPSDHGQLYCEAAEWIEDPDETWKDISRKQTRRTLLAVRIQGRDLSVDIAAAESSLSEGDTLQLNCMVGAQKSRSRHFQVLWLLNGVEVARVDPHGILIWEEEYEERAKRGQLQAFKQSNTVYVLTVYEVGLEDNGTYHCSVSEVKTPGDFHSIQTNLSSGIQVNVKPIESRMRLSVSTSTPQVVAGDALILLCEVQGATSPVSVQWWHLLPQHPGPPLLVASMERDGTLSLGSTYQGGGPRGNLQLEKATSGSFTLVIPNTLDKGDSGRYGCKATEWSRGQSWTKEGETAVTVSSMGLGLHATLRSRIATVRYGQSFELICEVNANYTLEEVPVSVGWLFQPSPSTHHYHDLVQIFPSGAVAWGASQPHFQPHFQLMKADTSFRLRIHNATAANEGTYQCEVEVWRRNTLPLGQPAATAKSNAVGIKVVLPESKLQVATKESSVEIAGGADAAIECRIVLAQNNSQLAVTWYLLPPTPADATPLQIIRVNYNSILEYGAEFSSPTQKSRFLSQRVSSNVFWLRILSANPGDQGRYYCVVEEWLWLVDGWYKLGEGASGKTTLEFKLPEHELQLEKTNHSISAREGEEVTLRCLLQGARQPTTHLSATWFREEEESRRVRPLLTLHRDGAIEYQRESLSGRLHLRRPAAGDFGLTLHRVEKGDAGVYHCQVQEWQQQGEGKGWALQASANSGYTQLATVPPELTVLSRICSSPPLLNFILYLPLVLILLLALAGFCWYFQFRKSKKHNITGNQLMELSGAGQLRRTEYLQRGFLLFCSSSCNESLNMRVYFQWNEAALHY from the exons ATGGGGCTGACGCGGTGCCTGGTGTCtgccttcctcctcatcctcacgg GTTTGAGCACTGGCCAACGGGTGGTGACTGTTCAGAAGGGGCCCCTCTACCGCGTGAGGGGGACCCACGTCACGCTGTGGTGCAAGGTGAACGGCTACCAGGGCCCGGCGGAGCAGAACTTCCAGTGGTCCATCTACCTGCCCTCGGCCCCTGAGCGGGAGGTGCAGATCGTCAGCACCACCGACCCCTCCTTCCCCTACGCCATCTACACCCAGCGGGTCCGCAGCCGGGGGATCTTCGTGGAGCGGGTGCAGGGGGACGCCGTCCTGCTGCACATCACCGAGCTGCAGGACCGGGATGCTGGGGAGTACGAGTGCCACACGCCCAACACCGACGAGAGGTACTTTGGGAGCTACAGCGCCAAGACGAACCTCTCGG TGATCGCAGACACCCTCGCGGCTTCCATGGTGCCCCAGGTCCTCAGCCATGCTGAAGGGGAGGCGGTGGAGCTCACCTGCGAGGTGTCCAAGTCCACTGCCCAGCACACACATCTCTCTGTTGGCTGGTACCGTCTTCagggagcaggagagagccaCGCTGAGGAGGTCCTCACCCTCTCCAAGGACTTTGTCTTGAGGCCAGGGCCCTCTTACACGCGGAGGTTTCTGGCAGGGGACGTGCGCCTGAACAAGGTTGGGAACACCACATACACGCTCTCCATCGGGGGGGTGGAGCCGTCTGACCACGGGCAGCTGTACTGCGAGGCAGCTGAGTGGATTGAGGATCCTGATGAGACATGGAAGGACATCTCCCGCAAACAAACAAGGAGGACATTGCTGGCAGTCAGGATCCAAG GCAGAGACCTCTCCGTGGACATCGCTGCTGCTGAAAGCTCCCTTTCTGAAGGTGACACCTTGCAGCTAAATTGCATGGTGGGAGCCCAGAAGAGCAGGAGCAGGCACTTCCAAGTGCTTTGGCTCCTCAATGGTGTGGAAGTGGCCAGGGTTGACCCCCATGGGATATTGATTTGGGAAGAAGAATATGAGGAGAGAGCCAAGCGGGGACAGCTCCAAGCATTCAAGCAAAGCAACACAGTTTATGTCCTCACCGTCTATGAGGTGGGGCTGGAGGACAATGGTACGTACCACTGCTCTGTTTCGGAGGTGAAGACTCCTGGAGACTTTCACAGCATCCAAACCAACCTGTCGTCAGGCATCCAGGTCAACGTGAAGCCAATAG AGAGCCGCATGCGCCTGTCCGTATCCACCAGCACGCCGCAGGTCGTGGCTGGAGATGCCTTGATCCTTCTTTGCGAGGTGCAAGGAGCGACCAGCCCTGTGTCTGTGCAGTGGTGGCACCTGCTACCGCAGCACCCAGGTCCCCCGCTGCTGGTGGCCTCCATGGAGCGGGACGGCACCCTGAGCCTGGGCAGCACCTACCAGGGCGGCGGGCCTCGGGGGAACCTTCAGCTGGAGAAAGCAACCTCTGGCTCTTTCACCCTGGTGATCCCCAACACGTTGGACAAGGGTGACAGTGGGCGATACGGGTGCAAAGCAACGGAGTGGTCCCGAGGCCAGAGCTGGACAAAGGAGGGGGAGACAGCTGTGACAGTCAGCTCTATGG GTCTTGGTCTGCACGCCACACTGAGAAGCCGAATTGCCACTGTCAGATACGGTCAGAGTTTTGAACTCATCTGCGAAGTGAATGCCAACTACACCCTGGAGGAGGTGCCGGTGTCCGTGGGGTGGCTCTTCCAGCCCAGCCCGTCCACCCACCACTACCACGACCTGGTCCAAATCTTTCCTAGCGGCGCCGTGGCCTGGGGTGCATCGCAGCCACACTTCCAGCCACACTTCCAGCTGATGAAGGCTGACACCTCCTTCAGGCTGCGCATCCACAATGCCACAGCTGCCAATGAGGGGACGTACCAGTGTGAGGTGGAGGTCTGGAGGAGGAACACCCTGCCGCTGGGGCAGCCGGCAGCCACTGCCAAGTCCAATGCAGTGGGGATAAAGGTGGTGCTGCCAG AAAGCAAGCTTCAGGTAGCTACGAAAGAGAGCTCTGTGGAGATTGCTGGCGGTGCTGATGCAGCCATTGAGTGCAGGATCGTGCTTGCCCAGAATAATTCTCAGTTGGCCGTTACCTGGTACCTCCTACCTCCTACTCCGGCAGATGCAACCCCCCTGCAAATCATACGGGTCAACTACAACAGCATACTGGAATACGGTGCTGAGTTCAGCTCTCCTACACAAAAGTCCCGGTTCCTGAGCCAGAGGGTGTCCAGCAACGTTTTCTGGCTGCGGATACTCTCTGCGAACCCCGGGGACCAGGGCAGGTACTACTGTGTGGTAGAGGAATGGCTCTGGCTGGTGGACGGCTGGTACAAACTCGGAGAGGGAGCATCAGGAAAGACCACGCTGGAGTTCAAGCTCCCAG AGCACGAACTGCAGCTGGAGAAAACCAACCACAGCATCTCGGCGAGGGAGGGCGAGGAGGTGACGCTgcgctgcctgctgcagggtgcCCGCCAGCCCACCACCCACCTGTCAGCCACCTGGtttcgggaggaggaggagagccgcCGTGTCAGGCCCCTGCTCACCCTCCACCGCGACGGTGCCATCGAGTACCAGCGGGAGAGCCTGTCGGGGAGGCTGCAcctccgccgccccgccgccggcgacTTCGGCCTGACGCTGCACCGCGTGGAGAAGGGTGATGCCGGGGTGTATCACTGCCAGGTGCAGGAGTggcagcagcagggtgaggggaagGGCTGGGCTCTGCAAGCCTCGGCAAACTCGGGGTACACCCAGCTCGCTACCGTCCCGCCAG agttAACTGTTTTGTCTAGGATCTGCTCATCCCCACCACTGCTGAACTTCATCCTATACTTACCGCTGGTTCTgatccttcttctggcccttGCTGGCTTCTGCTGGTACTTCCAATTCCGAAAAAGCAAGAAGCACAACATCACAGGCAACCAGCTGATGGAACT GAGCGGAGCTGGACAGCTGAGGAGGACTGAGTACTTGCAGAGGGgctttttattgttttgtagTAGCTCTTGCAATGAATCCTTGAACATGCGTGTTTACTTTCAGTGGAATGAAGCAGCTTTGCATTACTAA